A window of the Branchiostoma lanceolatum isolate klBraLanc5 chromosome 13, klBraLanc5.hap2, whole genome shotgun sequence genome harbors these coding sequences:
- the LOC136447403 gene encoding transmembrane protein 177-like yields the protein MASRLQLLQHFVTKYRHILLGASAVGVFTIKLAPHIAPQWYYPTVYQLWDQDGPVQLPRHHGNLFQEVSGKFGVKDVGKFKVFPVYGFYDPFSAGLSWLPGGAILGVPSYFMNTTKEDVQNKQITVSGKLLDFTSEEGKQFCDSLVFSDSAQKFAIGRELALVKSNAALYLSTLPPVCLVGTYAGILYSKQLLGLFQIPFRFRVALNVLGGVIGLAVYYLLSDTMEHYFDHRADKMCAKLGREYAQGGMEFYDKLLLRNQALRVLLGKEGQKMYTPYGNVRPKSMFYMKHPQLTDRRRKVAEIHYFDFA from the coding sequence ATGGCATCAAGGCTACAACTCCTGCAACATTTCGTGACCAAGTATCGGCACATACTACTGGGTGCCTCTGCTGTGGGGGTGTTTACCATCAAACTGGCTCCCCACATCGCACCTCAATGGTACTACCCAACAGTCTATCAGCTCTGGGACCAAGATGGACCCGTCCAACTCCCACGGCATCATGGAAACCTCTTCCAGGAGGTTTCTGGGAAATTTGGAGTGAAGGATGTTGGGAAATTCAAGGTTTTCCCAGTGTATGGATTCTACGATCCCTTCAGTGCAGGTCTGTCGTGGCTGCCAGGGGGCGCTATTCTGGGTGTACCCAGCTATTTCATGAACACCACCAAAGAGGATGTCCAGAACAAACAGATCACAGTTTCTGGAAAGCTGCTTGATTTCACATCAGAGGAAGGAAAGCAATTCTGCGACTCTCTCGTGTTCAGCGACTCTGCACAGAAGTTCGCAATCGGAAGGGAACTCGCCCTCGTGAAGAGTAATGCCGCCCTGTACCTGTCTACCCTACCGCCAGTCTGTCTCGTGGGAACATACGCAGGTATCCTGTACAGCAAACAACTCCTTGGCTTGTTCCAGATCCCGTTTCGTTTCAGGGTGGCGCTGAATGTCCTAGGTGGAGTAATAGGGTTGGCAGTATACTACCTTCTGTCAGACACAATGGAGCACTACTTCGACCACAGGGCAGACAAGATGTGTGCAAAACTAGGCAGGGAATACGCACAGGGAGGGATGGAATTCTACGACAAACTCCTATTGAGAAATCAGGCATTAAGGGTGCTACTTGGCAAGGAGGGCCAGAAGATGTACACACCTTATGGGAATGTACGACCCAAGAGCATGTTCTACATGAAACACCCACAGCTAACAGACAGGAGGAGGAAAGTGGCGGAAATACACTACTTTGATTTTGCTTAG